A genomic stretch from Desulfovibrio sp. TomC includes:
- a CDS encoding right-handed parallel beta-helix repeat-containing protein produces MTVLQGVPAQAATWYVKAGSSGNGTTWGTAFGSIQEGLNVAGSGDVVEVAGGLYSEAIHSVSAGVTVVGSTASGYNSQVVVKAGDGQEVLTVSHQTVWKGLTFDGSANNNTSNTDLAVVHITAGSPAFEACAIGPGPRLLIIGAGGATFSRCTIQEARLGNRVYSKVVEVLSGSSPVVFNYCLFGDMEYGSIYVNSASQVDFNNCLLAGFAGDILYVPSGVVVAGGIHLTNCLALGNGFAATALIENASTSAPVTLTNCLFQDKSPVEMTGLRYSGDVTEVSPLTPGSPQLTHGRRAALLNLGIDDAANASYATQVAALTSSHGMQLTLALDASDAVDANWADAQALINAGNEVAAHSAHHVYLPETKLMTLAYAGGGTGAKVTVASTGTAATTLTVTAAGDANANFSLNLADSATDTIGKVCTAINAKSGFTCGLITIAGTTYTSASVLSRDLNGVSGVSIQNVTATLLRNDAQFFADEITAPKTLIESRLTAPGSSVAYSCGSFVYPFLGADPAVIAATAAAGYTAARSGYDGSYAMGGLYAGTTPGSYDTLNIWATQPGLIFGRHLDAATLGRRVSAFLEWAKFTGAAVSLFSHGANEYDLTEWSALLALIAADGQIQTAALAGIRQYVAQNAQSSSGSTFVRTVWPPVADYRPLYGSPLLRAGTAYATAKTDFGGAVVSAGTTPTVGLYQANSFNPAGASPAANLLLLLQ; encoded by the coding sequence TTGACGGTACTTCAGGGCGTTCCGGCCCAGGCGGCCACCTGGTATGTGAAGGCGGGGTCCTCTGGCAACGGCACGACCTGGGGCACGGCCTTCGGCTCCATCCAGGAGGGCCTCAATGTTGCCGGCAGCGGCGACGTGGTCGAGGTGGCCGGGGGCCTCTACTCCGAGGCCATCCACTCGGTGAGCGCCGGGGTCACCGTGGTCGGCAGCACGGCGTCGGGGTACAACTCCCAGGTGGTCGTCAAGGCCGGCGATGGGCAAGAGGTCCTCACCGTTTCCCATCAGACCGTCTGGAAGGGTCTGACCTTTGATGGTTCGGCCAACAACAATACCAGCAACACCGATCTTGCCGTGGTCCATATCACGGCCGGGTCTCCCGCCTTCGAGGCCTGCGCCATTGGTCCGGGCCCACGGCTGCTCATCATCGGCGCCGGCGGGGCCACCTTCTCGCGCTGCACCATCCAGGAGGCCCGGCTTGGCAACCGGGTCTACAGCAAGGTGGTGGAGGTCCTCTCCGGCAGCTCTCCGGTCGTCTTCAACTATTGTCTGTTCGGCGATATGGAATATGGCTCCATCTATGTAAACAGCGCCTCGCAAGTGGATTTCAACAACTGCCTGCTGGCTGGTTTTGCCGGCGACATCCTCTATGTCCCGTCGGGCGTTGTTGTTGCCGGCGGCATCCATTTGACCAACTGTCTGGCCCTGGGCAACGGCTTTGCCGCGACTGCCCTCATTGAGAATGCGTCTACCAGCGCGCCGGTGACCCTGACCAACTGTCTTTTCCAGGACAAAAGCCCGGTGGAAATGACCGGGCTGCGCTATAGCGGCGACGTCACGGAAGTGTCCCCGCTCACTCCCGGTTCTCCGCAGTTGACCCACGGGCGGCGGGCGGCCCTGCTCAACCTCGGCATCGACGACGCCGCCAACGCCTCGTACGCGACCCAGGTGGCCGCCTTGACGAGCAGCCATGGCATGCAGCTGACCCTGGCCCTGGACGCCTCCGACGCCGTAGACGCGAACTGGGCCGATGCCCAGGCCCTGATCAATGCCGGCAACGAGGTGGCCGCCCACAGCGCCCACCATGTCTATCTGCCGGAAACAAAGCTCATGACCCTGGCCTATGCCGGCGGAGGGACCGGGGCCAAGGTCACGGTGGCCAGCACGGGCACGGCGGCCACGACCCTGACGGTGACGGCCGCCGGCGACGCAAACGCCAATTTCAGCCTGAATCTGGCCGACAGCGCCACCGACACCATCGGCAAGGTGTGCACTGCCATCAACGCCAAGTCGGGCTTTACCTGCGGGCTGATCACCATCGCTGGGACCACCTACACGAGCGCTTCGGTGCTCTCGCGGGATTTAAACGGCGTGTCCGGCGTGTCCATCCAAAACGTCACGGCGACCTTGCTGCGAAACGACGCCCAGTTTTTTGCCGACGAGATCACAGCCCCCAAGACCCTGATCGAATCCAGGCTGACGGCCCCGGGCAGTTCCGTGGCCTATTCCTGCGGCAGTTTCGTCTATCCGTTCCTGGGCGCGGACCCCGCCGTGATCGCGGCCACAGCCGCTGCCGGCTACACTGCGGCCCGCAGCGGCTACGACGGGTCGTACGCCATGGGCGGCCTGTACGCTGGGACCACCCCGGGCAGCTATGACACGCTCAATATCTGGGCCACGCAGCCCGGCCTCATCTTTGGTCGGCATCTCGACGCGGCCACCCTGGGCCGGCGGGTGTCGGCCTTCCTGGAATGGGCCAAGTTTACCGGCGCGGCCGTGTCGCTTTTCAGCCACGGCGCGAACGAATACGACCTGACCGAATGGTCGGCCCTGCTGGCGCTGATCGCGGCCGACGGCCAGATCCAGACCGCTGCCCTGGCCGGGATACGCCAGTACGTGGCCCAAAACGCCCAGTCTTCGTCTGGCTCGACCTTCGTGCGCACGGTCTGGCCGCCGGTGGCCGACTACCGGCCTCTCTACGGGTCGCCGCTTCTGCGGGCCGGAACGGCCTACGCCACAGCCAAGACGGACTTTGGCGGGGCGGTGGTTTCGGCCGGAACCACCCCCACGGTTGGGTTGTACCAGGCAAATTCCTTCAATCCGGCAGGAGCATCGCCGGCAGCCAATCTGCTCCTGCTCCTGCAATGA
- the upp gene encoding uracil phosphoribosyltransferase, with amino-acid sequence MPVTVVDHPLVRHKLGLLRENGLSTKDFRDLANEIGRLLTYEATKSLPTEKKMIHGWAGPVEVDQIVGKKITVVPILRAGLGMMDGVLDMIPGAKVSVVGMYRNEETLEPVSYYVKLAKKIHKRHAMILDPMLATGGTLIATVKLLKEAGCRRIMGLFLVCAPEGLARLEKEHPDVAVYTAAIDERLNENGYILPGLGDAGDKIFGTK; translated from the coding sequence ATGCCCGTCACCGTCGTCGATCATCCCCTGGTGCGCCACAAGCTCGGTCTGCTGCGCGAAAATGGCCTGAGCACGAAGGATTTTCGTGATCTGGCCAATGAAATCGGCCGGCTGCTCACCTACGAGGCCACCAAATCCCTGCCCACCGAGAAGAAAATGATCCATGGCTGGGCCGGCCCGGTGGAGGTGGATCAGATCGTCGGCAAGAAGATCACTGTCGTGCCTATCCTGCGGGCGGGGCTTGGCATGATGGACGGCGTGCTCGACATGATCCCCGGGGCCAAGGTCAGCGTGGTCGGCATGTACCGCAACGAAGAGACCCTGGAGCCGGTCAGCTACTACGTCAAACTGGCCAAGAAGATCCACAAGCGCCACGCCATGATTCTCGACCCCATGCTGGCCACCGGCGGCACCCTGATCGCCACGGTCAAGCTGCTCAAAGAAGCCGGCTGCCGGCGCATTATGGGCCTTTTCCTGGTTTGCGCCCCGGAGGGGCTGGCCCGGTTGGAAAAAGAGCATCCCGACGTGGCCGTCTACACGGCGGCCATTGATGAGCGCCTCAATGAAAACGGCTATATCCTGCCCGGCCTCGGTGATGCCGGGGACAAGATTTTCGGAACGAAGTAG
- a CDS encoding methyl-accepting chemotaxis protein — protein MQLKSIQAKIILLAGVCLLATAASLVGYGLYSSGKTQSFVSKRVGTLLEDEAKRNLGALAATQAAVIQSALEDNLVTARTMAKTFEVLREQFAGLAGQDGVKNPAREVLDTILVEVLKNNPQYLGAYSAWEPGALDGRDKEFAGAAKGDHDETGRFVPYWNRDQAGKIAQQPLVEFESQDRHPNGVRKGGWYLWPRESGKESVLDPFPYIVQGRQEWLTTLSVPVKKDGKFLGVAGTDLRLNFLQELAKKVDTSLYGGQGDVAIVSHDGLIVASSEKPETVGQPLSTISKDWEELAKAVKEGRSVIDISDVSGNYRALVPIQLGRTDRPWAVLIRVHPDVVLAESKKLDAEMAALGHESTVWQIGVGLGVTVVALAVLWIFAAGLVRPLRQAAAFAGAVAEGDFTQTLAINQVDETGVLAKALTRMVDNLKKMIAQAEDKTSEAAAEAERARAAVAEAEVARGQAAEAQRQGRLDAAAHIEDVAQAVSAASSELASQIDQSKEGADIQRQHAGETATAMEEMNATVLEVARNASQAASGAGTARDKAKEGAGMVRQVVAAIGAVQDRAATLRTNMDALGRQADGIGNIIGVISDIADQTNLLALNAAIEAARAGDAGRGFAVVADEVRKLAEKTMTATKEVGAAVHAIQAGAKSSIDGVEGAVRAVDQATELAGQSGAVLEEIVSIVESSADQVRSIATASEQQSAASEEINRAVEDINRISDDTAQSMARAAGSVEELAQQAENLNRLVASLKAD, from the coding sequence ATGCAACTCAAATCCATACAAGCTAAAATCATCTTGCTGGCCGGCGTCTGCCTGCTGGCCACTGCGGCCTCCCTGGTCGGCTATGGCCTGTATTCGTCGGGCAAGACCCAGTCCTTTGTGTCAAAACGGGTCGGAACCTTGCTGGAAGACGAGGCCAAGCGCAATCTTGGCGCCCTGGCGGCCACCCAGGCCGCCGTCATCCAGAGCGCCCTGGAAGACAACCTCGTCACCGCCCGGACCATGGCCAAGACCTTTGAGGTGCTGCGCGAGCAGTTCGCCGGCCTGGCCGGGCAGGACGGCGTAAAAAACCCGGCCCGCGAAGTGCTCGACACCATTTTGGTGGAAGTTCTCAAAAACAATCCGCAGTATCTGGGCGCCTATTCGGCCTGGGAACCCGGAGCCTTGGACGGCCGGGACAAGGAATTCGCCGGCGCAGCCAAGGGCGATCACGACGAGACCGGTCGTTTTGTCCCCTACTGGAACCGCGATCAAGCCGGCAAGATTGCCCAGCAGCCGTTGGTCGAATTTGAGAGCCAGGACCGCCATCCCAACGGCGTGCGCAAGGGCGGCTGGTATCTCTGGCCCCGGGAATCCGGCAAGGAAAGCGTTCTCGACCCCTTCCCCTACATCGTTCAGGGCCGCCAGGAATGGCTGACCACCCTGTCCGTGCCGGTCAAAAAGGACGGCAAATTCCTGGGTGTGGCCGGCACCGACCTGCGCCTCAACTTTCTTCAGGAGCTGGCCAAGAAGGTCGATACCAGCCTCTACGGCGGCCAGGGCGATGTGGCCATCGTCAGCCATGACGGCCTGATCGTGGCCAGCAGCGAGAAGCCCGAGACCGTGGGCCAGCCTTTAAGCACGATCTCAAAGGATTGGGAAGAACTGGCCAAGGCGGTCAAGGAAGGCCGGTCCGTGATTGACATCAGCGACGTCTCCGGCAACTACCGGGCCTTGGTCCCGATTCAGCTCGGCCGCACCGACCGGCCCTGGGCCGTTCTCATCCGGGTGCACCCGGACGTCGTGCTGGCCGAAAGCAAGAAGCTCGACGCCGAGATGGCGGCCTTGGGACATGAGAGCACCGTCTGGCAGATCGGCGTGGGCCTTGGGGTCACGGTCGTGGCCCTGGCCGTGCTGTGGATTTTCGCCGCCGGTCTGGTGCGCCCTCTGCGTCAGGCCGCAGCCTTTGCCGGCGCAGTGGCCGAGGGCGATTTCACCCAAACCCTGGCCATCAATCAGGTGGATGAGACCGGTGTGTTGGCCAAGGCGCTCACCCGCATGGTCGACAACCTCAAGAAAATGATCGCTCAGGCCGAAGACAAAACCAGCGAAGCCGCAGCTGAGGCCGAACGCGCCCGGGCGGCCGTGGCCGAGGCCGAGGTGGCCCGCGGTCAGGCGGCCGAGGCCCAGCGCCAGGGCCGGCTCGACGCAGCCGCCCATATTGAGGATGTGGCCCAGGCCGTCTCGGCCGCCTCAAGCGAGCTGGCTTCCCAGATAGACCAATCCAAGGAAGGGGCCGACATCCAGCGGCAGCACGCCGGGGAAACGGCCACGGCCATGGAGGAAATGAACGCCACCGTGCTTGAAGTGGCCAGAAACGCCTCCCAGGCCGCCAGCGGCGCCGGAACCGCCCGGGACAAGGCCAAGGAAGGGGCCGGCATGGTGCGTCAGGTGGTGGCGGCCATAGGCGCCGTCCAGGACCGTGCGGCCACGTTGCGCACCAACATGGACGCGCTGGGCCGTCAGGCCGACGGCATCGGCAACATCATCGGCGTTATTTCAGACATCGCCGACCAGACCAACCTGCTGGCCCTAAACGCCGCCATTGAGGCCGCCCGGGCCGGCGACGCCGGGCGCGGGTTCGCGGTGGTGGCCGACGAGGTGCGCAAGCTGGCGGAAAAGACCATGACCGCCACCAAGGAAGTGGGCGCTGCCGTGCACGCCATCCAGGCCGGGGCCAAGTCGAGCATCGACGGCGTCGAAGGCGCGGTCCGGGCCGTGGATCAGGCCACGGAGCTGGCCGGCCAGTCGGGCGCGGTCCTGGAAGAGATCGTGTCCATCGTGGAGAGTTCCGCCGATCAGGTGCGCTCCATCGCCACGGCCTCCGAGCAGCAGTCCGCCGCCAGCGAAGAGATCAACCGGGCCGTGGAAGACATCAACCGCATATCCGACGACACCGCCCAGTCCATGGCCAGGGCGGCCGGGTCGGTCGAGGAATTGGCGCAGCAGGCCGAGAACCTGAATCGTCTGGTGGCCTCGCTCAAGGCCGACTGA
- a CDS encoding binary toxin-like calcium binding domain-containing protein translates to MAAHIKNVMICCMLALLPGLTAWPDVSHADEFNLPLFLPAITAPLSRDTDGDGLPDVWERNGYFVGNTFVDLPGMGADPLHKDLFVWMDYMIHPTKGSLGPSQTVIDNIKAVFAHAPVTNPDGTTGIRIHPILKNSVLYAETLGVQNNYTQVWVDFETRKNLSFDPAYAKSFRYMIWANSYNEDSSSGLARDIPATDFLVSLGLWGPTGGTDWEKLGTFVHELGHCLGLTHGGSDHENYKPNYLSVMNYSFQTIGLYQDGHWGDGGYPLQFDYQRLTTPTLNEAALNENLGLTGADSVAGYGTYYYYNSGAQGALAGDAAAPIDWNHNGSIEANVAADINGDGSITALVAQNNWANINYNAGGLLGPRATRAARAAADSRPMPDELRRELDLETSRRLSQSRTQAAAP, encoded by the coding sequence ATGGCAGCCCATATCAAAAATGTCATGATCTGTTGCATGCTGGCACTGCTGCCCGGACTGACGGCCTGGCCAGACGTCAGCCACGCCGACGAATTCAACCTGCCGCTTTTCCTCCCGGCCATCACCGCCCCCCTGTCGCGCGACACCGACGGCGACGGGCTGCCCGACGTCTGGGAACGAAACGGCTACTTCGTCGGCAACACGTTCGTGGATCTGCCGGGCATGGGGGCCGACCCCCTGCACAAGGACCTGTTTGTCTGGATGGACTACATGATCCATCCGACCAAGGGGAGCCTCGGGCCGTCCCAGACTGTCATCGACAACATAAAGGCCGTGTTTGCCCATGCGCCCGTGACCAACCCCGACGGCACAACCGGCATCCGCATCCATCCCATCCTCAAAAACAGCGTCCTGTACGCCGAGACCCTTGGCGTGCAGAATAATTACACCCAGGTCTGGGTGGATTTCGAAACCCGCAAGAACCTCTCGTTTGACCCGGCCTATGCCAAATCTTTTCGATACATGATTTGGGCCAACTCCTACAACGAGGATTCCTCCAGCGGCCTGGCCCGCGATATCCCGGCCACGGACTTCCTGGTCAGCCTGGGCCTGTGGGGTCCGACCGGCGGAACAGACTGGGAAAAGCTCGGCACCTTCGTCCACGAGCTGGGCCATTGCCTGGGACTCACCCACGGCGGCTCGGACCACGAAAACTACAAGCCGAACTATTTAAGCGTAATGAATTATTCTTTCCAGACCATCGGCCTGTACCAGGACGGCCACTGGGGGGATGGGGGCTATCCGCTGCAGTTCGACTACCAGCGTCTGACCACGCCGACCCTCAACGAGGCCGCCCTCAATGAGAATCTCGGCCTGACCGGGGCGGACAGCGTGGCCGGCTACGGCACGTACTACTATTACAACAGCGGGGCGCAAGGGGCGCTGGCCGGCGATGCCGCCGCTCCCATCGACTGGAACCATAACGGCTCCATAGAGGCCAATGTCGCGGCCGACATTAACGGCGACGGGTCCATAACGGCCCTCGTGGCCCAGAACAACTGGGCCAATATCAACTACAACGCCGGCGGGCTGCTCGGCCCCAGGGCCACCCGTGCGGCCAGAGCCGCCGCCGACAGCCGGCCCATGCCCGACGAACTGCGCCGGGAACTGGACCTTGAAACCAGCCGCCGGCTGTCCCAATCCCGTACCCAGGCGGCCGCCCCGTAG
- a CDS encoding glycosyltransferase, translating to MTEVFPQTRPDRRFLPDIPSKSEGRRTAGERYFSQGQADVYSADGKYRYASGETVDISEGGMLIKPDKPLRVGDKTVVRFFLSAGTMPEGYESFVKLPARVVRVDSSTGYAAFEFAKPMSQYLRRKRWRYFETASLLGILLTLIGVWFIKKESIFYFWFDVPVFLYGLCAVFYLLSRFFFAALYKPYPVVPGFQPSVSIVIPCFNEEEWIEKTIRGCLNQHYPEELLEVILVDDGSTDNSVAVARAVEAKIRDEAGGRLTIHAFEQNQGKRQALAAGARMAKNDLVVFVDSDSFLQPDAILHMVQPFHNPHIGGAAGRCEVENKWTNMLTRMQAVRYFIGFRIFKAAESIFDVVTCLSGPLACYRREVLMRYLDDWVNQKFLGQPATFGDDRSLTNFVLGSHYAVYQHTAVSSTIVPSTYGKFFNQQMRWKRSWLRESLRACKFMWLKEPFMAISFYLGLILPVMAPVVVLRAFVFMPVAYGIWPTMYLAGVLLMSMLMCTSYLLLKRSNLWLYGVPFCFFYLFVLLWQIVWAVLTFWKSDWGTRPSKHDKGQAMG from the coding sequence ATGACGGAAGTATTCCCCCAAACAAGACCTGATCGCCGCTTCCTCCCGGACATACCGTCCAAAAGCGAGGGCCGCAGGACCGCCGGAGAACGCTATTTTTCCCAGGGCCAGGCCGATGTCTACAGTGCCGACGGCAAGTATCGCTACGCCTCGGGCGAGACAGTCGACATCTCCGAAGGGGGAATGCTCATTAAGCCGGACAAGCCGCTGCGGGTGGGGGACAAGACCGTGGTGCGGTTTTTCCTAAGCGCCGGGACCATGCCCGAGGGGTACGAATCGTTTGTCAAGCTGCCGGCCCGGGTGGTGCGGGTGGACTCGTCCACCGGGTATGCGGCCTTTGAATTTGCCAAGCCGATGTCCCAGTATCTGCGCCGCAAACGCTGGCGGTATTTCGAGACGGCCTCCCTGCTTGGCATCCTCCTCACCCTGATTGGGGTGTGGTTTATCAAAAAAGAGAGCATTTTTTATTTCTGGTTCGACGTGCCGGTTTTTCTCTACGGGCTGTGCGCCGTTTTCTACCTGCTCTCGCGCTTTTTCTTTGCCGCCCTCTACAAGCCCTATCCTGTGGTTCCCGGCTTTCAGCCCAGTGTGAGCATCGTCATTCCCTGCTTTAACGAAGAGGAATGGATCGAAAAGACCATTCGCGGCTGCCTGAACCAGCACTACCCCGAGGAACTCCTCGAAGTCATCCTGGTGGATGACGGCAGCACGGACAACTCCGTGGCCGTGGCCCGGGCCGTGGAGGCCAAGATCCGGGACGAGGCGGGCGGCCGGCTGACCATCCACGCCTTCGAGCAGAACCAGGGCAAGCGCCAGGCCCTGGCCGCCGGGGCGCGCATGGCCAAGAACGATCTCGTGGTCTTTGTCGACTCCGACAGTTTTCTGCAGCCCGACGCGATCTTGCACATGGTCCAGCCGTTTCACAATCCCCACATCGGGGGCGCGGCCGGACGCTGCGAAGTGGAAAACAAGTGGACCAACATGCTGACCCGCATGCAGGCCGTGCGCTACTTCATCGGCTTTCGCATCTTCAAGGCGGCCGAGAGCATTTTCGACGTGGTCACCTGCCTGTCCGGCCCGCTGGCCTGCTACCGCCGCGAGGTGCTCATGCGCTACCTCGACGACTGGGTGAACCAGAAGTTCCTGGGCCAGCCGGCCACCTTCGGCGACGACAGAAGCCTCACCAACTTCGTCCTTGGCAGTCACTATGCCGTTTATCAGCACACCGCCGTCTCCAGCACCATTGTGCCTTCCACCTACGGCAAGTTTTTTAACCAGCAGATGCGCTGGAAACGGTCATGGCTGCGCGAGAGCCTTCGGGCCTGCAAGTTCATGTGGCTCAAAGAGCCGTTCATGGCCATCTCGTTTTATCTGGGCCTCATTTTGCCGGTCATGGCCCCGGTGGTGGTGCTTCGGGCCTTTGTCTTCATGCCGGTCGCCTACGGGATATGGCCCACCATGTATCTGGCCGGGGTGCTGCTCATGAGTATGCTCATGTGCACCTCCTACCTGCTCTTGAAGCGTTCCAATCTGTGGCTGTACGGTGTGCCCTTCTGCTTCTTCTACTTGTTCGTGCTCCTGTGGCAGATCGTGTGGGCCGTGCTGACCTTCTGGAAGTCCGACTGGGGAACCCGGCCGTCGAAGCACGACAAGGGCCAGGCCATGGGCTGA
- a CDS encoding uracil-xanthine permease family protein, with the protein MAEKSGSDYKLRLRDFPVGAQMLFVAFGALVLVPLLTGLNPNVALFCAGIGTLIYQVLTKFRIPIFLGSSFAFIAPIMFCVKTYGVPATLGALACVGFAYMLAALAIKWRGVGFLLKLLPTIVTGPVIMVIGLILAPVGVYMAMGKTGDGAAVLYPQAMAMGVSLFSLAVTVLVAIRGRGLLRLVPILCGIGAGYIASLFLGMVDFSAVAAAPWFALPSFVGPEFNLDAILVIVPVAIAPIIEHFGGVIAIGQVTGRNYLENPGVHRSLMGDGVATFLAGCLGGPPLTTYAEVTGAVSLIKIYNPALMTWAAVTAVCLAFVGKLGALLQTIPTPVMGGIMLLLFGAIMVVGLNSLVREGADLMEPRNMAIVALIIVFGMGKMAFSFGGIHLEGIGLAGVIGVVLNAVLPRSPKDA; encoded by the coding sequence ATGGCTGAAAAATCGGGCTCTGATTATAAACTGCGGTTGCGGGATTTTCCCGTCGGCGCGCAAATGCTGTTCGTGGCCTTTGGCGCATTGGTGCTGGTGCCGCTTTTGACCGGGCTTAACCCCAATGTGGCCCTGTTTTGCGCCGGTATTGGCACGCTGATCTATCAGGTGCTGACCAAATTTCGCATCCCGATCTTTCTGGGCTCGTCGTTCGCCTTTATCGCGCCCATCATGTTTTGCGTCAAAACCTATGGCGTGCCGGCCACGCTCGGGGCCCTGGCCTGCGTGGGGTTTGCCTACATGCTGGCGGCGCTGGCGATCAAATGGCGCGGGGTGGGGTTCCTGCTCAAACTGCTGCCCACCATTGTCACCGGCCCGGTCATCATGGTCATCGGTCTGATCCTCGCCCCGGTCGGCGTCTACATGGCCATGGGCAAGACCGGCGACGGGGCGGCTGTCCTCTATCCGCAAGCCATGGCCATGGGGGTGTCGCTTTTTTCCCTGGCCGTCACCGTGCTGGTGGCCATCCGGGGCCGGGGGCTGCTGCGGCTGGTGCCGATTTTGTGCGGCATCGGGGCCGGGTATATAGCCAGCCTGTTCCTGGGGATGGTGGATTTTTCGGCCGTGGCCGCTGCCCCGTGGTTTGCCCTGCCGTCCTTTGTCGGCCCCGAATTCAATCTCGACGCCATCCTGGTCATCGTGCCGGTGGCCATTGCCCCCATCATCGAGCACTTTGGCGGGGTCATCGCCATCGGCCAGGTGACGGGGCGCAATTATCTGGAAAATCCGGGCGTGCACCGTTCGCTTATGGGCGACGGCGTGGCCACCTTCCTGGCCGGCTGCCTGGGCGGCCCGCCGCTGACCACCTATGCCGAGGTGACCGGCGCGGTGTCGCTTATAAAGATTTACAACCCGGCGCTCATGACCTGGGCGGCGGTGACCGCTGTCTGTCTGGCTTTCGTGGGCAAGCTCGGGGCGCTGTTGCAGACCATCCCCACCCCGGTCATGGGCGGCATCATGCTGCTTTTATTCGGGGCAATCATGGTGGTCGGCCTCAACTCCCTGGTGCGCGAGGGGGCCGATCTCATGGAGCCGCGCAACATGGCCATTGTGGCGCTGATCATCGTCTTTGGCATGGGCAAGATGGCCTTCTCCTTTGGCGGCATCCACCTGGAAGGCATCGGTCTGGCCGGCGTGATCGGGGTGGTCTTAAACGCGGTCCTGCCCCGTTCGCCCAAGGACGCCTGA